The following are from one region of the Phycisphaeraceae bacterium genome:
- a CDS encoding ABC transporter permease produces MITHPALRAILTRELVRIVRQPARVVAALGTPLLIWAFFAGGFASAFAPGGGADAAPDYAAFLLPGAITLSVTFSSIFSALSLIEDRNSGFLQGALVSPAPPWTIAIGKSLGGAGVALAQAAILLVAAPLVGAAPGATGYLLALLAVALTSLGVTGVSLAFAWRIRSSEGFHGVMNLVIMPMWLLSGAVFDIATAAPWLRALATLNPLAHATTAMRSSLLGSVDATALSWTATVLFAALGCAAAVGSMLRASRPGRANNHA; encoded by the coding sequence GTGATCACGCACCCCGCGCTGCGCGCCATCCTCACCCGCGAGCTCGTGCGCATCGTCCGACAACCGGCTCGCGTGGTCGCCGCCCTCGGGACCCCCCTGCTGATCTGGGCCTTCTTCGCGGGCGGGTTCGCGTCCGCGTTCGCGCCGGGGGGCGGGGCCGACGCCGCGCCCGACTACGCCGCGTTCCTGCTGCCCGGCGCGATCACGCTCAGCGTCACCTTCAGCTCGATCTTCTCGGCGCTCTCGCTGATCGAAGACCGCAACTCCGGGTTCCTGCAGGGCGCGCTCGTCTCACCGGCGCCCCCCTGGACGATCGCGATCGGCAAGTCGCTGGGCGGCGCAGGCGTCGCGCTCGCGCAGGCGGCCATCCTGCTCGTCGCCGCGCCGCTGGTCGGCGCCGCTCCCGGCGCAACGGGGTACCTCCTCGCGCTGCTCGCCGTCGCGCTCACCTCGCTGGGCGTCACGGGCGTCTCCCTCGCCTTCGCGTGGCGGATCCGGTCCAGCGAGGGTTTCCACGGCGTGATGAACCTCGTCATCATGCCCATGTGGCTGCTCAGCGGCGCGGTCTTCGACATCGCCACCGCCGCCCCTTGGCTCCGCGCCCTCGCGACGCTCAACCCGCTCGCGCACGCCACCACCGCGATGCGATCCTCGCTGCTCGGCTCCGTCGACGCCACGGCGCTCTCATGGACCGCCACGGTCCTGTTCGCGGCGCTCGGCTGCGCCGCCGCCGTCGGGTCGATGCTCCGCGCTTCACGACCCGGGCGTGCGAACAATCACGCATGA
- a CDS encoding proline--tRNA ligase yields the protein MSQTHAPSALARPSLGAVHRWSRTYIPTTKEAPGDAEAISHKLLSRGGYIRRVGAGIYDYLPLGWRVLQKISQIVREEMDAIGSCEMLMPALEPLELFAGTKRDIDYGDNLFRLTDRHGRVNALAPTHEEIVTDALMAGVTSYTQLPLTVYQIQTKFRDEFRPRSGLLRCREFIMKDAYSFHMNLEGAGGLNEIYEDMRRAYTNVFTRCGLDFTMVEAEAGPIGGSASHEFMVNADSGEDTILICPATGYAANVEKCETGERAWSFEGEPSGALEKVHTPNLPGIDEVGKFMKVKHQNMLKTLVFSVVDPDKAGGKRWALATVRADHEVNEGKLKGALGSPVTMADDKAAREAGFAIGYVSPRAVATVKDAVLFVDPDAAQAINAQTGKPMFWATGADEADHHVKHFNWSREMGDVLKDSSKVRVADIRNAIPGDPSPRAKGAVLEAKKGIEVGHIFKLGTKYSDAMGFQILGADQQRRSVIMGCYGIGVSRTMAACVEGRNDEHGIVWPMAIAPYHIVITVMKPEPGSRAMQVADDLAKQLSGAGLDVLIDDRDERPGVKFKDADLIGVPIRLTLGDKALEQDAIEFKLRTDAGKGETVPLGEIVSKCAAAAAG from the coding sequence ATGAGCCAGACCCACGCCCCGTCAGCCCTCGCCCGCCCCTCGCTCGGCGCCGTCCACCGCTGGTCGCGCACCTACATCCCCACCACCAAGGAAGCCCCGGGCGACGCCGAGGCCATCAGCCACAAACTGCTCTCGCGCGGCGGGTACATCCGGCGCGTCGGCGCGGGCATCTATGACTACCTCCCCTTGGGCTGGCGCGTCCTCCAGAAGATCAGCCAGATCGTCCGCGAGGAGATGGACGCCATCGGCTCGTGCGAGATGCTCATGCCCGCCCTCGAGCCCCTCGAACTCTTCGCGGGCACCAAGCGCGACATCGACTACGGCGACAACCTCTTCCGGCTCACCGACCGGCACGGGCGCGTCAACGCCCTCGCGCCCACCCACGAAGAGATCGTCACCGACGCGCTCATGGCCGGCGTCACCTCGTACACGCAACTCCCGCTCACCGTGTACCAGATCCAGACCAAGTTCCGCGACGAGTTCCGCCCTCGCTCGGGCCTGCTGCGCTGCCGCGAGTTCATCATGAAGGACGCGTACTCCTTCCATATGAACCTCGAAGGAGCGGGGGGGCTCAACGAGATCTACGAGGACATGCGCCGCGCGTACACCAATGTGTTCACGCGCTGCGGGCTCGACTTCACGATGGTCGAAGCCGAGGCCGGCCCCATCGGGGGCAGCGCGTCCCACGAGTTCATGGTCAACGCCGACAGCGGCGAGGACACCATCCTCATCTGCCCGGCGACCGGCTACGCCGCCAATGTCGAGAAGTGCGAGACCGGCGAGCGCGCGTGGTCCTTCGAGGGCGAGCCCAGCGGCGCCCTCGAGAAGGTCCACACCCCGAACCTGCCCGGCATCGACGAGGTCGGCAAGTTCATGAAGGTCAAGCACCAGAACATGCTCAAGACGCTCGTCTTTAGCGTCGTCGACCCCGACAAGGCAGGGGGGAAGCGCTGGGCGCTCGCGACCGTGCGCGCCGACCACGAGGTCAACGAGGGCAAACTCAAGGGCGCGCTCGGCTCCCCGGTGACGATGGCCGACGACAAGGCCGCACGCGAAGCGGGCTTCGCGATCGGCTATGTCTCGCCGCGCGCCGTCGCGACGGTGAAGGACGCCGTCCTCTTCGTCGACCCCGACGCGGCGCAGGCGATCAATGCGCAGACCGGCAAGCCGATGTTCTGGGCGACCGGCGCGGACGAGGCCGACCACCACGTCAAGCACTTCAACTGGTCGCGCGAGATGGGCGATGTCCTGAAGGACTCGTCGAAGGTGCGCGTCGCCGACATCCGCAACGCGATCCCCGGCGACCCCTCGCCGCGCGCCAAGGGCGCGGTGCTCGAAGCGAAGAAGGGCATCGAGGTCGGGCACATCTTCAAGCTGGGCACGAAGTACTCCGACGCGATGGGCTTCCAGATCCTGGGCGCCGACCAGCAGCGCCGCAGCGTCATCATGGGCTGCTACGGCATCGGGGTGTCGCGCACCATGGCCGCGTGCGTCGAAGGGCGCAACGACGAGCACGGCATCGTGTGGCCCATGGCGATCGCGCCGTACCACATCGTCATCACCGTCATGAAGCCCGAGCCCGGCTCGCGCGCCATGCAGGTGGCCGACGACCTGGCGAAACAGTTGTCCGGCGCCGGGCTGGATGTCCTGATCGACGACCGGGACGAGCGCCCGGGCGTGAAGTTCAAGGACGCCGACCTGATCGGCGTGCCCATCCGGCTGACGCTGGGCGACAAGGCGCTGGAGCAGGACGCCATCGAGTTCAAATTGCGCACCGACGCCGGGAAGGGCGAGACGGTCCCGCTGGGCGAGATCGTGTCGAAGTGCGCGGCCGCCGCGGCGGGCTAA
- the cyoE gene encoding heme o synthase, giving the protein MQTASTIAADPLPARPATRAAICWRDIGELTKPRITKLVVVTSLVGFAMAAMIHGGASRSPLSLALLALAAAVGTALCSSGAAALNEWYERVRDKRMKRTADRPIPAGRMSARTGLLIGLVLCAMGLGTLWAFTNLGATLVALATIVSYVWLYTPLKPYTPLATIVGAAPGALPPLIGWTAAWPGAPYGLDHPGGWSIVAIMTVWQIPHFLALAWKYREDYARGGHRVLPVVDPSGVSTAWTSIVWSIALIPISLASVAAMRTDDDRLLLGAPYAIVALLLGLGMLVAAIRFGLRRDDRSAATLFFGSIAYLPLILIAMVGDAIATSLLS; this is encoded by the coding sequence GTGCAGACCGCTTCGACCATCGCCGCAGACCCCCTGCCCGCTCGTCCAGCGACGCGCGCGGCGATCTGCTGGCGCGACATCGGCGAGCTGACCAAGCCACGCATCACCAAGCTCGTCGTCGTGACCTCGCTCGTTGGTTTCGCGATGGCGGCGATGATCCACGGCGGCGCGTCGCGCTCGCCGCTCTCGCTGGCGCTGCTCGCCCTCGCTGCGGCCGTTGGCACCGCGCTGTGCTCGTCCGGCGCCGCGGCGCTCAACGAGTGGTACGAGCGCGTGCGCGACAAGCGCATGAAGCGCACCGCCGACCGCCCGATCCCGGCAGGTCGGATGTCGGCGCGCACGGGCCTGCTCATCGGGCTGGTCCTCTGCGCGATGGGTCTCGGGACGCTCTGGGCGTTCACGAACCTCGGCGCAACGCTCGTCGCGCTCGCGACGATCGTCAGCTATGTGTGGCTCTACACGCCGCTCAAGCCCTACACGCCCCTCGCGACGATCGTGGGCGCCGCCCCCGGCGCGCTGCCCCCGCTCATCGGGTGGACCGCCGCGTGGCCCGGCGCGCCCTACGGCCTCGACCACCCGGGTGGCTGGTCCATCGTCGCGATCATGACGGTGTGGCAGATACCCCACTTCCTCGCGCTCGCGTGGAAGTACCGAGAGGACTACGCGCGCGGCGGGCACCGCGTGCTCCCAGTCGTCGACCCCAGCGGCGTGAGCACCGCGTGGACCTCCATCGTCTGGTCGATCGCGCTGATCCCCATCTCGCTCGCGTCCGTCGCCGCGATGCGCACCGACGACGACCGGCTCCTGCTCGGAGCCCCCTACGCGATCGTCGCGCTGCTCCTGGGGCTGGGCATGCTCGTCGCCGCGATCCGGTTCGGTCTCCGGCGCGACGACCGATCCGCCGCGACGCTCTTCTTCGGATCCATCGCGTACCTCCCGCTCATCCTCATCGCGATGGTCGGCGACGCGATCGCCACCTCGCTCCTGAGTTGA
- a CDS encoding proprotein convertase P-domain-containing protein, which translates to MMQKRSIAAACLGAAVAAGAGAFPIYEGAGFAIPDNNPLGASSTIVVNDFNVVGMVRVELVGLTHTWAGDLTATLSNGSATVDLFRRVGFTGTGFGTSANFDGNYLFEDGYSTTLWDVVGGLGTNDVVPTGNYAASGASGAPVSLLTPYWGMPTAGNWTLTITDAAATDIGSLEGWRLQLVIPSPGAGGLAMLAGIVAARRRR; encoded by the coding sequence ATGATGCAGAAGCGAAGCATCGCGGCGGCGTGCCTGGGCGCGGCTGTCGCCGCCGGGGCTGGGGCCTTCCCGATCTACGAGGGCGCCGGGTTCGCGATCCCCGACAACAACCCGCTGGGCGCGTCGAGCACGATCGTGGTCAACGACTTCAACGTCGTCGGCATGGTCCGGGTGGAACTGGTCGGGCTGACCCACACCTGGGCGGGCGATCTGACGGCAACCCTTTCCAACGGATCGGCGACGGTCGACCTGTTCCGTCGCGTGGGCTTTACCGGCACCGGGTTCGGCACGTCTGCCAATTTCGACGGGAACTACCTTTTCGAAGACGGCTACTCGACCACGCTCTGGGATGTCGTCGGGGGGCTCGGCACCAATGATGTCGTGCCAACCGGGAATTACGCCGCCAGCGGCGCGTCCGGCGCGCCGGTCTCACTTCTCACGCCGTACTGGGGGATGCCCACCGCCGGCAACTGGACGCTCACGATCACCGACGCTGCCGCGACCGATATCGGCTCCCTTGAGGGCTGGCGTCTGCAGCTGGTGATCCCGTCGCCCGGCGCTGGCGGGCTGGCGATGCTGGCCGGGATTGTCGCCGCCCGTCGGCGTCGCTGA
- a CDS encoding tryptophan 7-halogenase, whose translation MTDSFDVAVIGGGPGGSTLACLLKKHNPALRVLVLEKEKFPRDHIGESQLPPIGKVLIEMGCWDKVEAAGFPIKVGVTFTWGKTTDPWDFHLFPLSEMDTTKPRPHRFENWRQRSSFQVDRAIYDKILLDHARELGCDVREETRVASIERDGDRVVGLTLGSGETVTARHYVDASGNVGILRRAMGVKVDAPTALQNIAFWDYWENPRWLEVEPVGRTRVHIRSLPYGWMWFIPVSATRASVGLVTPASYYKESGKRPAEIFAQALEDEKWVKNALEGGSPRGKVESTTDWSYVVERCYGENWFLVGEVAGFADPILSAGMTLTQTGALELAYTILELDRAEHDREWLLARYDDLQRRRVLQHMRFAEYWYSANGVFDNIRENCVKIAEEAGLKLNPAEAFKWLAQGGFGDDIPGQVGLGGLDIAGVKQVMMRITGDQATWKINGKNVFKLNLQGAKKVWIGRPNGMGRIERAEAYLRGHSRLELIGVQKTLFEILQRHSDIDKILESLRNHFAISVPAEHIGAAVQQAIQVLEVMATDYWVHASVRKGRPALQLATPEEGQLIHTHDESGLLGRVPVKA comes from the coding sequence ATGACCGATTCGTTCGATGTCGCCGTCATCGGGGGCGGGCCCGGGGGCTCCACCCTTGCCTGTCTTCTCAAGAAGCACAACCCGGCGCTGCGCGTGCTCGTGCTCGAGAAAGAGAAGTTCCCGCGCGACCACATCGGCGAATCGCAGCTCCCCCCCATCGGCAAGGTGCTCATCGAGATGGGCTGCTGGGACAAGGTCGAGGCCGCCGGCTTCCCCATCAAGGTCGGCGTGACCTTCACCTGGGGTAAGACGACCGACCCGTGGGACTTCCATCTCTTCCCCCTCTCGGAGATGGACACGACCAAGCCCCGCCCCCATCGCTTCGAGAACTGGCGCCAGCGCAGCTCGTTCCAGGTCGACCGCGCGATCTACGACAAGATCCTCCTCGACCACGCGCGCGAGCTCGGCTGCGACGTGCGCGAGGAGACGCGCGTCGCCTCCATCGAACGCGACGGCGATCGCGTCGTCGGCCTCACCCTCGGCTCGGGCGAGACCGTCACGGCGCGCCACTACGTCGACGCCAGCGGCAACGTCGGCATCCTCCGTCGCGCGATGGGCGTCAAGGTCGACGCCCCCACCGCCCTCCAGAACATCGCCTTCTGGGACTACTGGGAAAACCCGCGCTGGCTCGAGGTCGAGCCCGTCGGACGCACGCGCGTCCACATCCGATCGCTGCCCTACGGGTGGATGTGGTTCATCCCGGTCAGCGCGACGCGCGCCAGCGTCGGGCTCGTCACCCCGGCGAGCTATTACAAAGAGTCCGGCAAGCGACCGGCCGAGATCTTCGCCCAGGCGCTCGAGGACGAGAAGTGGGTGAAGAACGCCCTCGAGGGCGGGAGCCCTCGCGGGAAGGTCGAATCCACCACCGACTGGTCGTACGTCGTCGAACGCTGCTACGGCGAGAACTGGTTCCTCGTGGGCGAGGTCGCCGGCTTCGCCGACCCCATCCTCTCCGCCGGTATGACGCTCACGCAGACCGGCGCCCTCGAGCTCGCGTACACCATCCTCGAACTCGACCGCGCCGAGCACGACCGCGAGTGGCTGCTGGCGCGCTACGACGACCTGCAGCGCCGGCGCGTTCTCCAGCACATGCGTTTCGCCGAGTACTGGTACTCCGCCAACGGCGTGTTCGACAACATCCGCGAGAACTGCGTCAAGATCGCCGAGGAAGCGGGCCTCAAGCTCAACCCGGCCGAGGCGTTCAAGTGGCTCGCGCAGGGCGGCTTCGGCGACGACATCCCCGGCCAGGTCGGCCTCGGAGGCCTCGACATCGCCGGCGTCAAGCAGGTCATGATGCGCATCACCGGCGATCAGGCCACCTGGAAGATCAACGGCAAGAACGTCTTCAAGCTCAACCTGCAGGGCGCGAAGAAGGTCTGGATCGGGCGCCCCAACGGCATGGGGCGCATCGAGCGCGCCGAGGCGTACCTGCGAGGGCACAGCCGCCTCGAACTCATCGGCGTGCAGAAGACGCTCTTCGAGATCCTGCAAAGGCACTCTGACATCGACAAGATCCTCGAATCGCTGCGCAATCACTTCGCGATCAGCGTGCCGGCCGAGCACATCGGCGCCGCCGTCCAGCAGGCGATCCAGGTCCTCGAGGTCATGGCGACCGACTACTGGGTCCACGCGTCGGTTCGAAAGGGACGCCCGGCCCTGCAGCTCGCAACGCCCGAAGAGGGCCAGCTCATCCACACGCACGACGAGTCCGGCCTTCTGGGGCGCGTGCCCGTGAAGGCGTGA
- a CDS encoding ATP-binding protein: MTPALSLDVPLAPTNGAPASGTLRTTLAAAIGQDRFDRYFGADPDSIRVDAGHAAVRVGTPFIAETVRRRFGDALQKAARDLLGPDAIVRVEIDPGASDAACANERAVAATSARQQTSTRPASPTRALGQGAAWRKLDDFIVGDSNRLAFEASSRIATADDASAFASLFLHGESGMGKTHLLQGIVTRFRERHPGARVRYTTGEQFTNAFIQALRAGKLDEFRRQFRALDLLCIDDVHFLSNKSATQSEFLHTFDAIDLSGARVVLASDEHPHKISRFNEKLVSRFVSGMVVRLERPDPRTRAEIVRRLLLRRGLIPAPGVCEGVADRCAGSVRELEGVVTRLVAIRELAPSHDDSGSTVHPSLVERALGGASRPSSASRRPLTTEQIVDTIAEHLCVSKAELLGAGRHRRVVLARSLAAHLARQLTTRSFPEIAKDLRRPNHSSVVTACSRLAKQLLADETVDAGERHGVLALSSLVERLTAAVHDAASRECRAA; encoded by the coding sequence GTGACCCCAGCTCTCTCGTTGGATGTCCCTCTCGCACCAACCAACGGCGCTCCGGCGTCGGGCACGCTGCGCACGACCCTCGCCGCCGCGATCGGGCAGGACCGCTTCGATCGCTACTTCGGCGCCGACCCCGACTCCATCCGCGTCGACGCCGGCCACGCCGCCGTCCGCGTCGGCACCCCCTTCATCGCCGAGACCGTCCGCCGTCGCTTCGGCGACGCGCTCCAGAAGGCCGCACGCGACCTCCTGGGCCCCGACGCGATCGTCCGCGTCGAGATCGACCCGGGCGCCTCCGACGCCGCCTGCGCCAACGAGCGGGCCGTAGCGGCCACCTCCGCTCGACAGCAGACATCCACCCGCCCCGCCTCCCCCACTCGCGCCCTCGGGCAGGGCGCCGCCTGGCGCAAACTCGACGACTTCATCGTGGGCGACTCCAACCGCCTCGCGTTCGAGGCCTCCTCGCGCATCGCCACCGCCGACGACGCCAGCGCCTTCGCCTCCCTCTTTCTCCACGGCGAATCCGGCATGGGCAAGACCCACCTGCTCCAGGGCATCGTCACGCGCTTCCGCGAGCGCCACCCCGGCGCACGCGTCCGCTACACCACCGGCGAACAGTTCACCAACGCCTTCATCCAGGCGCTCCGCGCCGGCAAACTCGACGAGTTCCGACGCCAGTTCCGCGCCCTCGACCTGCTCTGCATCGACGACGTCCACTTCCTCTCCAACAAGTCCGCCACCCAGTCCGAATTCCTCCACACCTTCGACGCCATCGACCTCTCCGGCGCACGCGTCGTCCTCGCCTCCGACGAGCACCCCCACAAGATCAGCCGCTTCAACGAGAAACTCGTCTCCCGCTTCGTCAGCGGCATGGTCGTCCGCCTCGAACGCCCCGACCCGCGCACCCGCGCCGAGATCGTGCGCCGTCTCCTCCTCCGGCGCGGGCTCATCCCGGCCCCGGGCGTGTGCGAGGGCGTCGCCGACCGCTGCGCCGGATCGGTCCGCGAGCTCGAGGGCGTCGTGACGCGCCTCGTCGCGATCCGCGAACTCGCCCCCTCGCACGACGACTCCGGCTCGACCGTACACCCCTCGCTCGTCGAGCGCGCGCTGGGCGGCGCGTCGCGACCCTCGTCCGCGTCGCGACGCCCGCTGACCACCGAACAGATCGTCGACACCATCGCCGAGCACCTCTGCGTCTCCAAGGCCGAACTCCTGGGCGCCGGCCGGCACCGGCGCGTCGTCCTCGCGCGGTCCCTCGCCGCGCACCTCGCACGCCAGCTCACCACGCGCAGCTTCCCCGAGATCGCCAAGGACCTGCGCCGGCCGAATCACTCCAGCGTCGTCACCGCCTGCTCGCGTCTCGCGAAACAACTCCTCGCCGACGAGACCGTCGACGCCGGCGAGCGCCACGGCGTCCTCGCCCTCTCCTCCCTCGTGGAACGACTCACCGCCGCCGTGCACGACGCCGCCTCGCGCGAGTGCCGCGCCGC
- a CDS encoding SCO family protein — MTRDDTNTPGQPNPRTPRPRRVRRPLSMRPVAFLVVFGLSTVLAVLLYDNFRNPASRALQQDPGLESLVVPEFTLTAQDGRAISRDDLLGHLTVIDFFFSNCPAICPALTRSMKRIHDAVGDRGVRLLSISVDPINDTPAALREHAREVGADPRVWTFATGRDFEEIAAISEGGLKLGLSKDSARRIPLPGGDDMEWIDHSGKLILLDQDARVIGLASGLDEREVDQLISRLLRATSRR; from the coding sequence ATGACACGCGACGACACGAACACCCCAGGCCAGCCAAACCCACGAACCCCCAGGCCCAGGCGCGTGCGCCGCCCGCTGAGCATGCGCCCCGTCGCGTTCCTCGTCGTGTTCGGGCTCAGCACCGTCCTCGCGGTGCTCCTCTACGACAACTTCCGAAACCCCGCGTCGCGCGCGTTGCAGCAGGACCCCGGCCTCGAATCGCTCGTCGTCCCCGAGTTCACGCTCACGGCGCAGGACGGGCGCGCCATCTCCCGCGACGACCTGCTCGGGCATCTCACCGTCATCGACTTCTTCTTCAGCAACTGCCCCGCGATCTGCCCCGCGCTCACGCGATCCATGAAACGCATCCACGACGCCGTCGGCGATCGCGGCGTGCGCCTGCTCAGCATCAGCGTTGATCCGATCAACGACACACCCGCGGCGCTTCGCGAGCACGCACGCGAGGTCGGCGCCGACCCGCGCGTCTGGACCTTCGCGACCGGGCGCGATTTCGAGGAGATCGCCGCCATCAGCGAGGGCGGCCTCAAGCTCGGCTTGTCCAAGGACTCTGCGCGCCGCATCCCGCTCCCCGGGGGCGACGACATGGAGTGGATCGACCACTCCGGCAAGCTGATCCTGCTCGATCAGGACGCGCGGGTCATCGGCCTCGCCAGCGGGCTCGACGAGCGCGAAGTCGACCAGCTCATCAGCCGACTCCTGCGCGCGACCTCTCGCAGGTAG
- a CDS encoding ABC transporter ATP-binding protein: MLAIDAHELRRVYPARRRSPARTALGSVSLRVEQGAFLALLGPNGSGKSTLLRILATLDAPDSGSLALFGAPPSGALREVRAALGVVFQRPALDPLLTVRENLVNHAALFGMRAGDAKAAALASAARLRVEDRLHDRVGTLSGGLQRRVDLARAFLSAPRLLLLDEPTTGLDPHARASFLDALETLRRETGAAIVLSTHLMDEAERADRVVLLADGAIVGDDAPGALRASLGGAVLRLSPQDGAPLEGLPLRVLRRDRELIASGASDDIAHAASELATRGVPFAFGPPTLGDVYSARAGRSLHDDANRGEPAP, translated from the coding sequence ATGCTCGCGATCGACGCGCACGAACTCCGACGCGTGTACCCGGCCCGGCGACGATCCCCGGCGCGCACGGCGCTCGGCTCTGTCTCGCTGCGCGTCGAGCAGGGCGCGTTCCTCGCGCTCCTCGGGCCCAACGGATCGGGAAAGTCCACCCTGCTGCGCATCCTGGCCACGCTCGACGCGCCCGACTCCGGATCGCTCGCGCTCTTCGGCGCGCCGCCGTCCGGTGCGCTGCGAGAGGTCCGCGCGGCCCTCGGGGTGGTCTTCCAGCGCCCCGCCCTCGACCCGCTGCTGACCGTTCGTGAGAACCTCGTCAATCACGCCGCCCTCTTCGGCATGCGCGCCGGCGACGCGAAGGCGGCCGCGCTCGCGTCCGCGGCCCGGCTGCGCGTCGAGGACCGCCTCCATGATCGCGTCGGAACTCTCTCGGGCGGGCTGCAGCGCCGCGTCGATCTGGCGCGAGCGTTCCTGAGCGCTCCACGGTTGCTCCTCCTGGACGAACCCACCACCGGGCTCGACCCCCACGCGCGCGCGTCCTTCCTCGACGCGCTCGAGACGCTGCGACGCGAGACCGGCGCCGCGATCGTCCTCTCGACGCACCTCATGGACGAAGCCGAACGCGCCGACCGGGTCGTCCTCCTCGCCGACGGCGCAATCGTGGGAGACGACGCCCCGGGCGCCCTTCGCGCCTCGCTCGGCGGCGCGGTCCTGCGCCTGTCTCCACAGGACGGCGCGCCGCTCGAGGGCCTGCCCCTCCGCGTGCTCAGGCGAGATCGAGAGCTGATCGCGTCGGGCGCGAGCGACGACATCGCGCACGCCGCGAGTGAGCTGGCGACGCGCGGCGTCCCCTTCGCGTTCGGCCCGCCCACGCTGGGCGATGTCTATTCCGCGCGCGCCGGTCGCTCGCTCCACGACGACGCGAACCGGGGGGAGCCCGCGCCGTGA
- a CDS encoding proprotein convertase P-domain-containing protein, protein MSKFLAASAGLALAASALAGNSYNGAGFAIPDNAPAGANSVINVADSFSIANVSVTLNNLTHTWAGDLIATLSNGATTVTLVNRPGQVGGAGFGSSSDFGGNYTFADGGADLSANLGGGGTFVIPSGTYAPVGALSAFNGQNSAGAWTLNISDNAGGDLGNLGSWTLNLTAVPTPGAAALLGLAGVAGLRRRR, encoded by the coding sequence ATGTCGAAGTTCCTCGCTGCGTCCGCTGGCCTCGCCCTCGCGGCCTCCGCCCTCGCCGGCAACTCGTACAACGGCGCCGGGTTCGCGATTCCTGACAACGCCCCCGCCGGCGCGAACAGCGTCATCAACGTCGCCGACTCGTTCTCGATCGCGAACGTCTCCGTGACCCTCAACAACCTCACCCACACCTGGGCCGGCGACCTGATCGCCACCCTCTCCAACGGCGCGACCACCGTCACGCTGGTCAACCGCCCCGGCCAGGTCGGCGGCGCCGGCTTCGGCTCCTCGTCCGACTTCGGCGGCAACTACACCTTCGCCGACGGCGGCGCTGACCTCTCCGCCAACCTCGGCGGCGGCGGCACCTTCGTCATCCCCTCCGGCACCTACGCCCCCGTTGGCGCCCTCTCGGCGTTCAACGGCCAGAACTCCGCTGGCGCCTGGACCCTCAACATCTCCGACAACGCCGGTGGCGACCTCGGCAACCTCGGCTCCTGGACCCTCAACCTCACCGCCGTCCCGACCCCCGGCGCCGCTGCTCTGCTCGGCCTCGCTGGCGTCGCCGGCCTCCGTCGCCGCCGCTAA